The genomic interval atacataattatagATCAGTATTCAATGATCCTATCATTATCTTAAGAAGCATTGAGGTCACTTTAGAAGAATATCGCTAAGTCTTGTGgtcaaatatgtatgtacgtaatATCAATAGGtacgaaaaatatttatggatGAGCATATATGATGAAATTCGGAAGTTCCTGCATTCTTTTATAAATCATATGTGACTTGGCAAATCATTTGCACATACGACTCGAATGTTCCATGGGCATCGCGGCCTGTTCCAAACATTGTGTAGTTTTTATCAGTTTCACAATTTGTAAAGTTTATTATAAGCATGACattgcaaaaaattaattataaacaacGCGAGCATTTGCCGGCTCTGTGGAGTACACGTCAGGAATACCGCAAACGGAAACCAACAACAAGTACAAATACACTAGTTGAGACTGCccgactagaaaatacccttTGTCTGGCGTATAGCTCTGGTATTTATCTcttgagaatatatatagtaaatgagaatatatatagtaaatgaaataaaaaatattgcctCTGTCATGAACATAAAACCGAcatacctttttttttctttattttgaataagcatagggtatacaaattggCGATGCGTCAGCATAAAAGAGCGAATGAGTGAGAATTAGCAGTTGAGAGCGTAAGTTTAGTCACATCTCCAAGCCCCAGAGTAGTCGAAGCATTCAGAAAACCCCACAGCTAACAAATgtagcagaagaagaagacaccGGCAGCTTACTCATGTAGACATAATTTAAAGATTCAAtggaaaacataaacaaaagaaGCCACCAAACAAGTGGTTTGGGTTTTACGGGCGCTAAGAGATGACGAACAGCCGAAAATGTAGAGAAAGGTCGCGGCATCTATGCTATGAACACAATTCGGCTGTCCAGAGAACCAGTTTTGCCTACATTGACGACGCGTGCGTCATACGCTCCACCCGAAAACAGATCCCTATGTGAACAAAGAGCATTGACAAGCGAAGAGAAGCTGGCAATAAGAGATTTTTAAAGAGAGTGAACGTTAAACAGTTTGAACTTGTACTCACACCCTGTAGATATAAAACTGGCTGAGGAGGCGAACAAATAGTGATTGAAATTTAAGCACTGACAATTATTTAACGAtctaacaataaattaaaagttagAGAAATACATATAGTGTATGTTTACGTATAGGGTATATGCAATTAAGGCCTATTCTGACAATTACAATGTGTCTGAATGTACATAAAGAGCAGATACTTACAGGGTGTGGTTTAGCTGATCAAGCATTCTTGCTTGCCTCATTTGAATACTTagatgtatttatatatatacagtttgatatgaatgtatattatatacttgAATTGTTGTAGATGTAGGAACGCAGTCTTATAACAGTTCGGTAGCTGGAACGTGAGAACGGTTATTCTGTAAAGTCTTTAGAATTCGTATATCTACAGGTAATTTGTAAGTTgtattctcatatatatatattacattttgCTGTGTGAGTTACAcctacatatatttgtataatgaTAAGTGGCGATAACtaagaaataatattatcaaatacacatagatacatacaGATGCACatacacgtgtgtgtgtgtagcacaCACACTCTTACACCTGTTCGTTGATCtatgtttaaacaaaaatagctCAGTGCCGGTTCGTTTCACCTAAGCAGAAAACAGACGACGGAATACCCACTGGCAAGATGgacttttattatttgcctGCCTCAGCGCCATGTCGTGCCGTGCTTATGGTGGCAAGAGCGTTGGGAATTGAACTTAATAAGAAGCTTCTAAACACCTTGGCAGGTGAGCAACTGACACCGGAGTTTGTGAAGATCAATCCGCAGCACACGATACCAACGCTCGTGGACAATGGCTTCTCGGTGTGGGAATCGCGCGCCATTCTTGTTTACCTTGTGGAGCAGTACGGTAAGGATGACGCGCTGTATCCCAAGGATCCGCAGGAGCAGGCGCTGGTTAATCAGCGCTTATATTTCGACATGGGCAGCCTGAGCCAGAGCTTCGCCGACTATTATTACGCACAGTTTCTGCAGCACAAGCCAGCAGACCCAGCACAGTTTGAGAAGGTGAAAACATCATTTAGTTATCTCAATGTCTTTCTGGAAGGTCATCAATTTGTTGCGGGCCCTAAATTAACTGTCGCCGATTTTTCCATTCTGGCCACCGTGTCCACGTTTGTTGTGGCCGACTTTGATATCAGCAAATATGCCAATGTGGCCAGATGGTACCAGGCAGTTAAGAAGGTAATACCCGGCTGGGATGAGGGCTTAAACGTAATGAAAGAGTGGATTGACGCTAAGCGAAAGGAAAATGCCAGCAattgaaaaactatttttatgtAAACATATGTGCATTGTATTATCAAGaacttaacaaattaaaaatcatcaATGCGAAAAGTTTCTACAAATTTCCAAACTAGATATGAGctacataaaataataatctaTAATTTCTGTGTCCACAATCGATCAAATGGTTTCTAATACCCAACGAATGTTTGAATTGTTTAAACCCAATGACGAGCAATTTTCgaaaagccaacaaataacGACCAAATGGAACGCGATAATGAGACACTCACGTCACGCCTTATCTGTGCATTAGCTTCTACTATATTAGCCCCAGGCCCGACCAACTGAATTTAGTAGTCGCTCACACTCTGACAGCGCCAGACACGACCCACCAAATCGTAAAAATGGACTTTTATTACTCACCTGGCTCGGCGCCCTGCCGTTCCGTTCTAATGACTGCTGCCGCGGTGGGTGTCAAACTGAACAAGAAGTTGCTGAACACCAGCGAACAGGAGCAACTGAAGCCGGAGTTCCTAAAGCTTAATCCGCAACATACGATTCCAACGCTGGTGGACAATGGCTTCTCCATCTGGGAGTCGCGTGCCATTATCGCGTATCTGGCTGAGAAATACGGCAAGGACGACTCGCTCTATCCCAAGGATCCCCAGCAGCGTGCTCTAGTGAATCAGCGGCTATACTTTGACATGGGCGTGCTGTACCAGGCCTTCGCCGATTATTACTATCCCCAATTTCGCTATAACAAGCCAGCTGATCCTGAGATGTATAAGAAGGTGGAGTCTGCCTTTGCGTTCCTCAACACCTTCCTGGAGGGTCAGCAATATGTGGCCGGCAGTAAGCTGACAATTGCCGACATTTCCATTTTGGCCTCGGTTTCGACTGTTGTTACAGTGGGCTTCCCCCTTAAAGACTATCCAAATGTCGCCAAGTGGTACGAACATGTCCAGAAAGTTACTCCTGGCTGGGATGAGAATCTAATCGGCTTGGAGAAACTCAAAGAGCGCATGGCAGCCATGGGCAAGAAATAAATTCTGGCCATCTTTAATATACCCATATTTATGTCTACTATAATATACGTACACCTACTTTAGTTTAATCCGTGACACATCACATCATATAATTAAAAGCGtgttcttaaataaaaaataactcaACCAGTTGAACTAAATATCTACTATTTATGATTGCCAAActgttattaaaatttatacgGTAGAGCGATTTTAAATGGGGTCTATCAAAACGATAAGCTCTGAAGTCAGCTTTTACAATggtgcatatttattttctctgGAGAGCTTAAATGCCTGTTTTGAGTATAATTCCCCATTGAGTTCGCCTTATACTCGTATTCTACTTTAGTTAAGATGTATATGAGCTTTACTGTACTTCCAAgttttctaaaataaaatcttctacttatatatatgtcaataAATACTCCGCAACATCTAAACTTCTTTTCAAGTACAGACTTAAAAATGTGTGAGTAAGCACGAGTATTTAcatatttcacaatttttgaAGCTGTTAGATATGACTACTCTGTATTTCACAAGCCACAGTTTGAGAGTCActgcaacagttttttttatatgatacataattatatatcaTGATCAATGAATGCATGTGTGTCTGAATGTtaacttaattataataatagtacTTAGTATTAGTatgaagtatatatttatgggaGTATGAGCTATTAACTAGATATTTATGAATGAATATTTTTAGCCAATTCAGATTTGCTAGTATACTTTATATTAAATTCAACACTTGTCAACTTAATAAACTTTGAGTACAGAAGCAaaaatcttgataaataatTGTTAGATTTTAATACTCTAATTTTGTCGTAAAgcgtgtaacgcatagaaggagacatttcCAAACCGATAAAGTATATagattcttgatcagtatcaacagccgagtcgatatagccacatccgtctgtccgtctgtctatttTTATGCgtactagtccctcagttttagaGCGTTTTTTATGAAAccttgcagaagtccctctttctgttgcacgcagtacatatgacagctggatcggaccactatatcatatagctgctttTTTGTTTCCGCAGCGCTTCTTAGATACGAGCAAAGCATTATGAACAGGT from Drosophila virilis strain 15010-1051.87 chromosome 2, Dvir_AGI_RSII-ME, whole genome shotgun sequence carries:
- the LOC6629978 gene encoding glutathione S-transferase 1-1 isoform X1, encoding MQTIKSKSFPKKKTDDGIPTGKMDFYYLPASAPCRAVLMVARALGIELNKKLLNTLAGEQLTPEFVKINPQHTIPTLVDNGFSVWESRAILVYLVEQYGKDDALYPKDPQEQALVNQRLYFDMGSLSQSFADYYYAQFLQHKPADPAQFEKVKTSFSYLNVFLEGHQFVAGPKLTVADFSILATVSTFVVADFDISKYANVARWYQAVKKVIPGWDEGLNVMKEWIDAKRKENASN
- the LOC6629978 gene encoding glutathione S-transferase 1-1 isoform X2 is translated as MDFYYLPASAPCRAVLMVARALGIELNKKLLNTLAGEQLTPEFVKINPQHTIPTLVDNGFSVWESRAILVYLVEQYGKDDALYPKDPQEQALVNQRLYFDMGSLSQSFADYYYAQFLQHKPADPAQFEKVKTSFSYLNVFLEGHQFVAGPKLTVADFSILATVSTFVVADFDISKYANVARWYQAVKKVIPGWDEGLNVMKEWIDAKRKENASN
- the LOC6629977 gene encoding glutathione S-transferase 1-1, producing the protein MDFYYSPGSAPCRSVLMTAAAVGVKLNKKLLNTSEQEQLKPEFLKLNPQHTIPTLVDNGFSIWESRAIIAYLAEKYGKDDSLYPKDPQQRALVNQRLYFDMGVLYQAFADYYYPQFRYNKPADPEMYKKVESAFAFLNTFLEGQQYVAGSKLTIADISILASVSTVVTVGFPLKDYPNVAKWYEHVQKVTPGWDENLIGLEKLKERMAAMGKK